Below is a genomic region from Aminiphilus circumscriptus DSM 16581.
GACGAGGGCCGCATCGACTCCTCGAGAGGACACACTGAACTCCGCCAGGGACGGAAACGCCGCGAGAGTGCGTTCCGCGGCGGCGAAAAGGGCACCCGCCGCTTCCTCCGGCTGTTCCTGGGCGTCGAAACGGATCAGTCGCGGTATCTCGCGCCCTGCGGCACCGCAGTACTTCCGGAGCCACTCCTCTTCTTCATTCGGGGTGTGCCCTTCCCGGGGACGCCAGCGATAGAGAACGGGAATTCCTTCCTGAAAGAGGAGAGAACAGAGGTTTTCCTCGTCGGCCCATACCACGGCGCCGTCCTCTCCCGCATCGGCGGCGAAGGCGAGGGGAACGGGCCAGACCGTGACGGACTGGTTCCGGTCAACCCGTTCTCCGAGACGCACGAAATCCTTTCGGGAAAGAATCCACGCCACACCGCGAGCCCCCTTCCCGCCTCCCTCGACAACGAGGGGAAGGATTTCCACGTCACCGAGCCCACTCCGGAGAGGCTGCACCTGAAGGCGCAGCGCCTCGCGGATTCGCGTCACATTTGAAAAGGGAAAGGCGAAAGGACGCAGCGACAGGGTCTGCATTCCCGAGACGAGAAGCAGTGTGGGACGGGACAGATCGGGCTCCGATACGGCACGGAAGCGCCCACCTTCGGGAAGAAGGTAGCCTTTTCCCGTTCGGAGACAAGGTATCAGGGCACGTCGCTTCATAGAGCGCTCTTCCTTCCCTCGATCATTGGTCTCTTTCGTTTCCTCCTCCGCCCGAGAGACAAACCGGAACACCTCGGCCCGAAAAGGACGAGGTTTGCGGAAAGGAGGTCTTCAGTTCCGGAGATCGGACCCGCTCGAAAGAGCAGTCCGCTCCTTCCAGAGAACGACGCGGCATTCCTTCTGGGCCCGCCGGAGGACTCCCTGGTACAACGCGGCGTGACCACTTCCGCCCGCTTCCTGTACGCGAATGTCCACCTGGAAATACTCGCTCGATACGCCGAGCAATCCCGCCAGCCTGGGAATCGCGCCCTTGGGGAGCATCTTGTTGACATCACTCATGTTTTTGAAAGGCGCGTCCTTTCTTGCGGCGACGATCCGCGCCGCCGCCCCGTCGTCCATCTCGGAGTCGAGGAGTTCCAGCACGCGCCGGGGAGCCATGTTGACGTTGATTTTCGCTCCTCCCCAGATGTCGCAGTAATCCCGGAACCCGAGCCGCCCCAGAGCACGGTTCCCTTCCAGGAACACCTCGTCCACGCCGGGGCAGTTTCGCAGCTCCGAAAGATCCGCCAGCGCACGGTTCGGAAAATCTCCCCGCTCCGCCCCTCCGAGACGGGGGGATTTGTCCGCGTCGAGGAAATCGAGGAGCAGTGATTCCAGATCGGAACGCCCCAGTGTGACGAGCACCTGCGTCCAGGGATATTTGAGTTCCCGCCGGAGCGTCCTTCGATCCGGAAGAAAGAGGGCGTTCACCGGAATCTTCCCATCCAGAGGCGTAATGGTCACGGAGAAGACCTTGCCGTCGTCGGTGGGAAAGACATACTCCGAAAACCAAGGTTCATGAAGCGAGTCATAGGCGTTCGGGTCCTGCAGAAGTCCCAGAGCGACTTTGTGTAGCAGCACATAGGCGATGCTCCGGGACTCCTGGGTGAACCGCTCATAGAACACGGCACGCATCTGTGTTCGTGCGAACCAGGCGAAGGCGGTCACTCCCGAGAGCAACGCCATGACCACGAGGAGCACCGCCACGAGCACGAAACCGCGATTTGCCCGGCGGAAGGACGCGGAAGCACTACAGTTGGGGAAGCCAGTCCTCATAGGTGACGCTCTTTTCCTGCCTGCCGATGGTCACTCGAAGCGCGAAGGGATATCGCCCCGCGTAGGAATCCACCCACTTTCCCCGATCGTAGGCAGCAACGCGGAAGCTGTCCACACCGGGCAGGACCAGTTGGGCCCTTCCAGGGTCGAGGTTCGCCGGATCCACCTCGTTGGCGGACACGTAGGGGAGAATCCATCGGTACAGTCCCGGCAGAGCCGTACTGCCGATATCCGCACGAACGACTCTGTAGACGATGGTCCCGATGGGACTTCCGTAGAGAAGCGGTGCCGCGGAACGAAAGAGCACCGCATCGTCGGGAACGCCACCGAGGCGCTCCCGGGAGGCAATCCGGAACAACACGTCCCCCGTGGCGGGAAGCATCTCCCGCAGATCCCCCGCGATGGCCGCCGCCGCCATCCGCAAAGCCCGCTTCTGGCCGTATTCTTCCTCCAGGTCTCCCAGATTTCGCAGCACGTGGAAGAGCGGCGCCCCGGCAAGGGTGAACACGACCGCCACGAGGGCAACCACGGTGAGCACCTCGAAGAGTGTGAACCCCCGCCGCCGGGCCATCTTTTCGTTCACTCCACCCTGGAAGGCACGAAACGCATTCGGAGTTCCACCACAAGACTGCGCTGATCGAGTTCGTGGACCTTCCACGTCACGGCGACACCTTTTTTCTTCTGGTATTCCACGATTTCGCCCAACTGGCGCAACACCTCTCCTCCAGGACCGGTCGAAGCCGGCTCTCCGGGAAGAGAGACTTGCTCCGCCGTCGCGGGCGGGCATTCCTCTTCGATCTCGCCATCTTCGACATGCCCCGAGAACGAAGGGCGATCCGGAGAAGCGAAGGATGCCGTTCCCAAAGTTCTTTTGCGCCGTTCCATCTCCCGGGCGGTCACGCCTTCGTTCACCGCCTCTCCGGCAAGACGGATCTGGTCCTCCTCGTCGAGCCCCACAAGTGCTCTGGCTTGGCGTTCACCGAGCTTTCCCTCTTCGATCAGCTTCTGGACGGGGGAAGCGAGCTTCAGAAGGCGAAGTTTGTTCGCCACCGCCGCCTGGGAGCGCCCGATGCGCCGGGCAAGTTCCACCTGGGTCATGCCGCTTTGCTCCAGAAGCTCCGCAAGGGAACGGGCTTCCTCCACGGGAGAGAGATCCTGGCGCTGCAGGTTCTCCACCAGGGCGAGCACGTGCTGATCCTGGGGAGTCACCTCCACCACCCGGGCTGGGATGGTGCTCCTTCCGGCCATTCTCGATGCGCGAAGCCGTCGTTCACCCGCGACAAGTTCATAGCCTTCCGGTGTCTCCCGGACGAGAACGGGCTGAAGAACCCCCACCTCGCGGATGGAGGAGGCAAGTTCCTCCAATCCGTCGGGATCAAAATGACGACGGGGCTGCCTCGGGTTCGGCAGCACCGCATCGAGTTCGAGAAGAAGCAGGCGTTCATCCTGGACGGCACTCTCTTCGCCCTGTTCCGCCTCGGAAGTCGGAGGAGTGGGTTCGGAAGGAATTTCGGAGGCGGAAAGGTCAGCGGAAAGATCAAGGGGCTGATCCACGGGGAACAGAATGCTCCGGCCTTCGTCGTGACGAATCTCCGAGGGAGTCTTGTCCGATCCCTCGACAACGGTTTCGCCCTGCCTGTTCTTGAGAAAACGGACTACGTCCATGGAGAGCCTCCTTTTCCGCTTCGCCGGCATTCTCCCACTCTGCACAAGTCGGGGTCAACCGTAAAGTGGCCGACCCTCGCAAAGGACACCCTTTCCTCAGAAGAGACGCTCCGCGTTGACGAAACGGGCGTATTCCTTGAGGAAGACGAGGTGCACACTCCCCGTGGGTCCGTTACGATGTTTGGCCACGATGATCTCCGCCCGGTTGTCCTCGAGGTCGGGATTCGCGGTGGCCTCGTAGTAGCCGGGGCGGAAAAGGAGCACCACGAGGTCCGCGTCCTGCTCGATGGCGCCGCTGTCCCGAAGGTCCGAGAGCTGGGGTCGCTTGTCCTGGCGCTGCTCCACCGCCCGGGAGAGCTGCGAGAGAGCCACTACGGGCACATCCAGTTCCCGGGCGATACCCTTGAGCGCCCGGGAGATCTCGGACACTTCCTGCTGTTTGCTCTCCGCGGGACGAGGGGTGCGCATGAGCTGCAGGTAGTCCACGACGACAAGTCCCACCTCCTGGACCATGGCCTTGAAACGGCGGCACCGGGCGCGCAGTTCCAGCGTGGAGAGATCGGAACTGTCGTCGATATAGATTGGGGCCTGAGCAAGGCGGCCCGCGGCCTCGGCGAGACTGTCCCAGGCACTCTCGTGAAAGGTTCCCGTGCGGAGATCGTGGATGTTGATCCGCGCCTCGGCACCGAGCATTCGCTGCACGAGCTGCTCCGCCCCCATCTCCAGGCTGAAGAGGAGGACGGGGCGCTTTCCGTTCACGGCAGCTCCCTGGGCGACGTTGAGGGCAAAGGCGGTCTTACCCATGGAGGGGCGGGCCGCGACGATGTTGAGGCTCCCCGGCTGGAGACCGCCGGTGATGCGGTCGAAGTCGACAAAGCTCGTGGCCGTCCCCGTGACGGGCTGCCCCCTGTGAAAGTTCTCCTCGATCTGCTGGAAGGCGGTGCTCAGCACATCTCCCACATGTTTGAAGGGTGTACCGCCGCCACGCTGGGACAGTTCGAAGACGGAACGCTCCGCCTCGTCCAGGATGTCCCCCAGTTCGCGGTCCTCCGCATAGGCCAGGCGCACAATGGCCCCTCCCGCCTGGATGAGGCGACGTCGTACCGCTTTGTCCCGCACGATCTCCGCGTGCCAGGCCACGTTCGCCGTGGTGGGAACACCGTCCACGAGGGCCGCCATGAAAGACTGCCCGCCCAGCTTTTCCGCGAGGTCGCGCCGTCCCACCTCTTCCCAGAACGTGAGGAGATCCACCGGGCGGTCCTTCCGGGACATGGTTTCCATGATCTCGAAGCCCATGCGGTGATGCAGGTCGTAGAAATCCTCGGGAGTGAGCATCTCCGTTGCGGTAAGGAGTGCATCCCTGTCGAGGAGGCACGCACCAAGCACGGCCCGTTCCGCCTCCAGGCTATGGGGCGGAACACGATCGAAAAGGGAATCCGCCACTTATTCCGCCTCCACCAGGACCGTCATGGCCACGTCGATGCCCGGGTGCAGATGAATCGAAAAAGGGAAGGTGCCGCAGGACCGAATGGGCTCTCCGAGACGCACATCCTTCTTGTCCACCTCCTGGCCGAGCTGAGTAGACACAGCCTGGGCGATCTGGGCCGAGGTGACACTTCCGAAGAGTTTGCCACCTTCACCCGCGCTGACCTTCACCGAGACCCGTTTGCCCTGGAGATGGCGCTGACGTTCGAGAGCCTGTTGCTCCTGCTTCTTTGCCTTGTTTTTCCTGGTTTCCTGGCGTTGCTCCCATTCTCTGATTTTTCCAGCGTCGGCTTCCTCCGCAAGTCCCCTGGGAATGAGATAGTTCCTGCCATAGCCGTCGGCCACGTCAGCCAGATCTCCCGACTTCCCCACACCGGACACATCTTTGGTAAGTATGACTTTCATCGTTGCGTCACCTCCGAAACCGAGTTCGCACGTCCAGCCACATGTCGGCCATGCCGAGGAGCAAACAGAGCTGCGACAGGAAGGGGACGAAGAGAAGCAGCGCGAGAAGCCCGTAACGGAGAAGCCCCACTCCCTTGTGATGCAGCCATGCCATGGCTACCGACGCACCCTGGACGAAAAAGAGCATGCTCACCAACACCCGCAGATTGAGCCCCATTCGGAACGCAACCTGCCGCACTCCCTCGGAGGCGAATCCGTTCTGTTCTGCGGCCTTC
It encodes:
- the gspL gene encoding type II secretion system protein GspL: MKRRALIPCLRTGKGYLLPEGGRFRAVSEPDLSRPTLLLVSGMQTLSLRPFAFPFSNVTRIREALRLQVQPLRSGLGDVEILPLVVEGGGKGARGVAWILSRKDFVRLGERVDRNQSVTVWPVPLAFAADAGEDGAVVWADEENLCSLLFQEGIPVLYRWRPREGHTPNEEEEWLRKYCGAAGREIPRLIRFDAQEQPEEAAGALFAAAERTLAAFPSLAEFSVSSRGVDAALVTDRLLVLWRRALLAATLLGLLFAAGARLSLREGELYLDRLRTSAVTAYRSVFGDGPVNDPLSQARARLMQAQGTGKSVQLADLIALLGEAWEATEGKDILLETLRYGEDGAEIIGSAATVEAIQAFQRQCALLGAKNASSRMEAQLGDISQAPGGGLRFTMTVRWSTS
- the rplI gene encoding 50S ribosomal protein L9; translated protein: MKVILTKDVSGVGKSGDLADVADGYGRNYLIPRGLAEEADAGKIREWEQRQETRKNKAKKQEQQALERQRHLQGKRVSVKVSAGEGGKLFGSVTSAQIAQAVSTQLGQEVDKKDVRLGEPIRSCGTFPFSIHLHPGIDVAMTVLVEAE
- a CDS encoding prepilin-type N-terminal cleavage/methylation domain-containing protein, with the protein product MNEKMARRRGFTLFEVLTVVALVAVVFTLAGAPLFHVLRNLGDLEEEYGQKRALRMAAAAIAGDLREMLPATGDVLFRIASRERLGGVPDDAVLFRSAAPLLYGSPIGTIVYRVVRADIGSTALPGLYRWILPYVSANEVDPANLDPGRAQLVLPGVDSFRVAAYDRGKWVDSYAGRYPFALRVTIGRQEKSVTYEDWLPQL
- a CDS encoding general secretion pathway protein GspK, with the protein product MRTGFPNCSASASFRRANRGFVLVAVLLVVMALLSGVTAFAWFARTQMRAVFYERFTQESRSIAYVLLHKVALGLLQDPNAYDSLHEPWFSEYVFPTDDGKVFSVTITPLDGKIPVNALFLPDRRTLRRELKYPWTQVLVTLGRSDLESLLLDFLDADKSPRLGGAERGDFPNRALADLSELRNCPGVDEVFLEGNRALGRLGFRDYCDIWGGAKINVNMAPRRVLELLDSEMDDGAAARIVAARKDAPFKNMSDVNKMLPKGAIPRLAGLLGVSSEYFQVDIRVQEAGGSGHAALYQGVLRRAQKECRVVLWKERTALSSGSDLRN
- a CDS encoding ParB/RepB/Spo0J family partition protein codes for the protein MDVVRFLKNRQGETVVEGSDKTPSEIRHDEGRSILFPVDQPLDLSADLSASEIPSEPTPPTSEAEQGEESAVQDERLLLLELDAVLPNPRQPRRHFDPDGLEELASSIREVGVLQPVLVRETPEGYELVAGERRLRASRMAGRSTIPARVVEVTPQDQHVLALVENLQRQDLSPVEEARSLAELLEQSGMTQVELARRIGRSQAAVANKLRLLKLASPVQKLIEEGKLGERQARALVGLDEEDQIRLAGEAVNEGVTAREMERRKRTLGTASFASPDRPSFSGHVEDGEIEEECPPATAEQVSLPGEPASTGPGGEVLRQLGEIVEYQKKKGVAVTWKVHELDQRSLVVELRMRFVPSRVE
- the dnaB gene encoding replicative DNA helicase; the encoded protein is MADSLFDRVPPHSLEAERAVLGACLLDRDALLTATEMLTPEDFYDLHHRMGFEIMETMSRKDRPVDLLTFWEEVGRRDLAEKLGGQSFMAALVDGVPTTANVAWHAEIVRDKAVRRRLIQAGGAIVRLAYAEDRELGDILDEAERSVFELSQRGGGTPFKHVGDVLSTAFQQIEENFHRGQPVTGTATSFVDFDRITGGLQPGSLNIVAARPSMGKTAFALNVAQGAAVNGKRPVLLFSLEMGAEQLVQRMLGAEARINIHDLRTGTFHESAWDSLAEAAGRLAQAPIYIDDSSDLSTLELRARCRRFKAMVQEVGLVVVDYLQLMRTPRPAESKQQEVSEISRALKGIARELDVPVVALSQLSRAVEQRQDKRPQLSDLRDSGAIEQDADLVVLLFRPGYYEATANPDLEDNRAEIIVAKHRNGPTGSVHLVFLKEYARFVNAERLF